In Leptolyngbya sp. FACHB-261, a genomic segment contains:
- a CDS encoding helix-turn-helix transcriptional regulator produces MTQDPPLYQAILEGFNHGILIVTRQGCVVYANTLAQQICQQLQSCAAADPSIPNLIWYTCECLIQAQADYKGKRVIVDHSITPAQKLTVRITARWLEVKSAQIQPAEEAAILVILESNIPADAAVIWAVPPAYGLTPREAEVWALARAGRTYRQIAEQLFISLNTVKKHMKSALAKENGDKTWFETPVGLRDS; encoded by the coding sequence ATGACTCAAGATCCTCCGCTTTACCAGGCCATTCTTGAAGGATTCAACCACGGGATCCTAATCGTGACTCGTCAGGGCTGTGTAGTGTATGCCAACACGCTCGCGCAGCAAATCTGCCAGCAGCTACAGTCTTGTGCTGCCGCTGATCCCTCAATTCCTAACTTGATCTGGTATACCTGCGAGTGTTTAATTCAGGCCCAAGCAGATTACAAAGGTAAACGGGTCATTGTTGATCACAGCATTACGCCAGCCCAAAAACTCACCGTCCGCATCACTGCTCGTTGGCTAGAAGTCAAGTCGGCACAGATACAACCCGCAGAAGAAGCAGCGATTTTGGTCATTTTAGAAAGCAACATACCAGCTGATGCCGCCGTAATCTGGGCAGTGCCACCAGCCTATGGCCTCACCCCCCGTGAGGCAGAAGTTTGGGCCTTAGCCCGTGCTGGCAGAACCTATCGTCAAATCGCTGAACAGCTATTTATTAGTCTCAATACCGTTAAGAAGCATATGAAAAGTGCTCTAGCCAAAGAAAATGGCGACAAAACTTGGTTTGAGACCCCCGTTGGTCTTCGTGATTCCTAG
- a CDS encoding sigma-70 family RNA polymerase sigma factor, whose translation MHPRLSLIDTFSTFAQFDAERFRAWSSDARLRRSMRICLDQLTLSERPENFWVLYWYRRWADQQSQLARGHLTAYLQEAAYWAVHKTTRHLSSLQLTHAHYFQTLISRVDQVLNGFDPAQGITLEHYARSVFSSTLRERLYQAQEVDICTDWALLRKLSKTKLTEALIAAGLAPSAQASRLLAWYCFNTLYLPGQANGTRRLPRPAESTWEAIAALFNAQQARGPLATAQILEQWLQDCAVAVRCYLVPRAVAPNLARAAGPGELSEPDYTSPLSGLDANIAQEEEQRRREHQVQIQAVLIEALRQLEPQGQQLLRLYYQQELSQEIAAQLGLQLSTVPQQLNHYRQHLLTLLVQRSQDTLHLTLTTDLLKATSAVLEDWLEVHYRHPDLQSSDKEPS comes from the coding sequence ATGCACCCCCGCCTTAGCCTGATTGATACTTTCTCCACTTTTGCGCAATTCGATGCTGAGCGTTTCCGGGCTTGGAGTAGTGACGCGAGGTTGCGCCGTAGCATGAGAATTTGCTTGGACCAACTGACGCTTTCGGAGAGGCCAGAAAACTTTTGGGTGCTCTATTGGTACAGGCGCTGGGCTGATCAACAGTCCCAGCTAGCGAGAGGACATCTGACCGCCTATCTGCAAGAAGCGGCCTACTGGGCAGTTCATAAAACAACACGCCATCTCTCAAGTTTGCAGTTGACGCATGCTCACTACTTTCAGACCCTGATTAGCAGGGTTGATCAAGTGCTTAATGGGTTCGATCCTGCTCAAGGAATCACACTGGAACATTACGCTAGGTCAGTTTTCAGCAGCACTCTTCGTGAGCGTCTGTACCAGGCCCAAGAAGTTGATATCTGCACTGATTGGGCGCTGCTCCGTAAGCTAAGCAAGACAAAACTCACTGAAGCTCTGATCGCGGCTGGCCTAGCGCCTTCAGCCCAAGCGTCTCGTCTACTGGCCTGGTATTGTTTCAACACGCTCTACCTGCCAGGGCAAGCGAATGGCACCCGCAGGCTGCCGCGACCGGCAGAGAGTACCTGGGAGGCAATTGCTGCTCTCTTCAATGCTCAACAGGCAAGAGGACCACTGGCGACAGCTCAAATTCTGGAGCAGTGGCTTCAAGACTGCGCTGTTGCTGTGCGCTGTTATCTTGTCCCCAGGGCGGTTGCCCCCAATCTTGCTAGAGCAGCAGGACCAGGCGAACTGTCAGAACCAGACTACACAAGCCCTCTATCCGGCCTAGACGCCAACATTGCTCAAGAGGAAGAACAGCGCCGAAGAGAGCATCAGGTGCAAATTCAGGCAGTGCTGATCGAAGCTTTAAGGCAACTTGAGCCTCAAGGTCAGCAGTTACTGCGACTCTACTACCAGCAGGAACTGAGCCAGGAGATTGCCGCTCAGCTGGGCCTGCAACTCTCTACAGTTCCACAACAACTCAACCACTACCGTCAGCATCTGCTCACGCTGCTGGTTCAGCGGAGCCAAGACACTTTGCATCTGACCCTGACCACTGACTTACTGAAAGCGACAAGTGCAGTTCTGGAGGATTGGCTGGAGGTTCACTACCGCCATCCTGACCTCCAATCCTCAGACAAGGAACCCTCATGA